A region from the Triticum aestivum cultivar Chinese Spring chromosome 3D, IWGSC CS RefSeq v2.1, whole genome shotgun sequence genome encodes:
- the LOC123074174 gene encoding UDP-glycosyltransferase 75C1-like codes for MPAMVAQEAERAGEAPHFLVVTFPAQGHINPARHLALRLLSASPGARVTFSTPVSAFRKMFTDVEDAEAVDHVDGAGVHYVPYSDGFDGGFDTSAHDISYYMSNLKAAGSRTLGGVLARLRDAGTPVTQVVYTVMLSWVAAVARAHGVPAAAYWIQPATVLAAYFHFFRGTDGLDQAVAAAASDPWADVRVRGLPPMRLRDLPSFFTIASDVDHPYAFVLTAFRELLDVLDREDTPTVLVNTFDAMEPDAVATLRQHGVDVVPIGPVLSFLDASAAPVNNNNDLFKLDGKGYLEWLDAQEAGSVVYISFGSLSTMSKRQIAEVARGMAEIGRPFLWVLRKDNRGEIDGDDSCSGIGSSAGMVVEWCDQGKVLSHPAVGCFVSHCGWNSTLESVACGVPVVGMPQWTDQGTNAWLVERKLGTGVRAAVSEKDGVLETDELPRCIGSATSDVVRAKAALWREKARAAAAVGGSSERNLRAFVAGN; via the coding sequence ATGCCGGCCATGGTGGCGCAGGAGGCGGAGCGCGCGGGGGAGGCGCCGCACTTCCTCGTGGTCACGTTCCCGGCGCAGGGCCACATCAACCCGGCGCGCCACCTCGCGCTGCGCCTCCTCAGCGCCTCGCCGGGCGCCCGCGTCACCTTTTCCACCCCCGTCTCCGCTTTCCGCAAGATGTTCACGGACGTCGAGGACGCGGAGGCGGTGGACCACGTCGACGGCGCCGGCGTCCACTACGTGCCCTACTCCGACGGGTTCGACGGCGGCTTCGACACGTCAGCGCACGACATCTCGTACTACATGTCCAATCTCAAGGCCGCGGGGTCCCGCACGCTCGGCGGCGTGCTCGCGCGCCTCCGCGACGCCGGCACCCCCGTCACGCAGGTGGTTTACACCGTGATGCTCTCCTGGGTCGCCGCCGTCGCGCGCGCGCACGGCGTTCCCGCCGCGGCCTACTGGATCCAGCCGGCCACCGTGCTCGCCGCCTACTTCCACTTCTTCCGTGGCACCGACGGCCTCGACCaggccgtcgccgccgcggcgAGCGACCCGTGGGCGGACGTCCGCGTCCGGGGGCTCCCGCCGATGCGCCTGCGCGACCTGCCGTCGTTCTTCACCATCGCCTCCGACGTCGACCACCCCTACGCCTTCGTCCTCACCGCGTTCCGCGAGCTCCTCGACGTGCTGGACCGCGAGGACACGCCCACCGTGCTCGTCAACACGTTCGACGCTATGGAGCCTGATGCGGTGGCGACGCTGCGCCAGCACGGCGTCGACGTCGTCCCCATCGGCCCCGTGCTCTCCTTCCTGGACGCATCGGCGGCGCCGGTCAACAACAACAACGATCTGTTCAAGCTGGACGGCAAGGGGTACCTGGAGTGGCTGGACGCGCAGGAAGCGGGGTCGGTCGTCTACATCTCCTTCGGGAGCCTGTCGACGATGAGCAAGCGGCAGATCGCGGAGGTGGCGCGCGGCATGGCGGAGATCGGCCGCCCGTTCCTGTGGGTGCTGAGGAAGGACAACCGCGGCGAGATAGACGGCGACGACTCGTGCAGCGGCATCGGCTCCAGCGCGGGCATGGTGGTGGAGTGGTGCGACCAGGGGAAGGTGCTGTCGCACCCGGCGGTGGGGTGCTTCGTGTCGCACTGCGGTTGGAACTCGACGCTGGAGAGCGTGGCGTGCGGCGTGCCGGTAGTCGGGATGCCGCAGTGGACGGACCAGGGCACCAATGCGTGGCTGGTGGAGCGGAAGCTCGGCACCGGGGTCCGGGCCGCCGTGAGTGAGAAGGACGGCGTGCTGGAGACCGACGAGCTGCCGAGGTGCATCGGCTCCGCCACGTCGGATGTGGTGCGCGCCAAGGCGGCGCTGTGGAGGGAgaaggcgagggcggcggcggccgtgggCGGCTCATCCGAGAGGAACCTCAGGGCGTTCGTCGCCGGCAACTAG
- the LOC123077529 gene encoding protein LOW PSII ACCUMULATION 1, chloroplastic, with protein MAAAPAAAALRPHLSLLSAGGGIPNPTLQTLSFVAPLLLRRRCRRCRRRSSVVLSNASSSPPSPPPSPEKEVEAAPTAESCVNLGLEFFSKGRVRDALEQFDNALELNPNPTEAQAAFYNKACCHAYREESKKAAECLRIALRDYNLKFGTVLNDPDMAPFRASPEFKELQEEALRGGEDIGSGFRRDLKLISEVQAPFRGVRRFFYVAFIAAAGISTFFTIPRLIFALQGGDGAPDFLETAGNAAINIGGIVVLVALFFWENKKEEEQITNISRNETLSRLPVRLSTNRITELVQLRDISRPVILAGSKASVTQAMQRAERYRTDLLKRGVLLIPVIFGASLKVQGKPKGFGTTRSAASAPSIGGDFEKRTESIAAKSRLRAEVRFKADIVSPEQWESWIRDQQESEGVTPGEDVYIILRLDGRVRRSGRGMPNWNDILKELPRLEDLLSKLER; from the exons ATGGCGGCCGCGCCTGCAGCCGCGGCACTCCGACCCCACCTTTCCCTTCTCTCGGCTGGCGGCGGAATCCCCAACCCCACGCTCCAAACTCTATCCTtcgttgcccccctcctcctccgccgccgctgccgccgctgccgccgccgcagcagcgtcgttctctccaacgcctcctcgtcGCCCCCGTCCCCCCCTCCTTCGCCGGAGAAGGAGGTCGAGGCGGCTCCGACGGCGGAGTCGTGCGTCAACCTCGGCCTCGAGTTCTTCTCCAAGGGCAGA GTGAGGGATGCACTTGAACAATTTGACAATGCCCTAGAGCTGAATCCAAATCCTACCGAAGCCCAAGCAGCGTTCTATAACAAGGCATGCTGCCATGCGTACAG GGAAGAAAGCAAAAAAGCTGCAGAGTGCTTGAGAATAGCTTTGCGAGATTACAATCTCAAATTTGGTACAGTACTTAATGATCCAGACATGGCGCCATTCAGGGCATCGCCAGAATttaaggaacttcaagaagag GCATTGCGTGGTGGAGAAGATATTGGTTCTGGGTTCCGAAGAGATCTAAAGCTCATTAGTGAAGTACAGGCACCATTTCGTGGTGTCCGGAGGTTCTTTTATGTGGCGTTCATTGCAGCAGCTGGAATTTCAACATTCTTCACCATTCCCAGACTTATATTTGCACTTCAAGGTGGTGATGGTGCTCCAGATTTTCTGGAAACGGCTGGCAATGCTGCCATTAATATTGGAG GTATTGTCGTGCTCGTGGCTTTGTTTTTCTGGGAAAACAAGAAAGAAGAAGAGCAGATTACAAATATCTCTCGTAATGAAACCCTTTCAAGGTTACCTGTGCGTCTGTCAACCAATCGCATAACTGAACTTGTGCAACTCCGGGACATTTCTAGGCCA GTTATATTGGCAGGTTCAAAGGCATCTGTTACTCAAGCAATGCAAAGAGCTGAGAGGTACCGAACTGATCTGCTCAAACGAGGCGTTCTTCTAATTCCTGTGATCTTTGGTGCTTCACTAAAAGTCCAAGGCAAACCAAAAGGCTTCGGTACTACAAGATCTGCTGCATCAGCTCCTTCAATTGGG GGTGACTTTGAAAAACGTACTGAATCTATTGCGGCAAAATCACGACTCAGAGCTGAGGTTCGATTTAAAGCTGATATTGTCTCTCCAGAACAATGGGAAAG TTGGATACGTGACCAGCAAGAATCTGAAGGTGTCACTCCTGGTGAAGATGTCTACATAATTCTCCGTCTTGATGGTCGTGTGAGAAGATCTGGAAGA ggcatgccaAACTGGAACGACATTTTGAAGGAATTGCCACGTCTTGAAGATTTGCTCAGCAAACTTGAACGATGA